A region from the Clavibacter sp. A6099 genome encodes:
- a CDS encoding acyl carrier protein: MALSTEEVLAGLAELVNDETGIATDTVEMDKSFTDDLDIDSISMMTIVVNAEEKFDVKIPDEEVKNLKTVGDAVTFITNAQS; the protein is encoded by the coding sequence ATGGCACTGTCCACCGAAGAAGTCCTGGCCGGCCTGGCCGAGCTCGTCAACGACGAGACCGGGATCGCCACCGACACCGTCGAGATGGACAAGTCGTTCACCGACGACCTGGACATCGACTCGATCTCGATGATGACGATCGTCGTCAACGCCGAGGAGAAGTTCGACGTCAAGATCCCCGACGAGGAAGTCAAGAACCTCAAGACCGTCGGCGACGCGGTCACCTTCATCACCAACGCGCAGTCCTGA
- a CDS encoding DUF1684 domain-containing protein translates to MTDPATAAPAPTDPAEVLAVYRSRREQMVVLPQGNLALVNTQWISHDAAPQPVYGIPGIWSPLEPGVSGLRVRATAADGLHVDGVLVDGDAIVRGRDDPQPSSVVASETVSAFVIASEEGTYALRVWDAQSDAIRDFGGIDAFPYSEEWVVTADFTPIEGGRAMGFEHLKDDGATKDKVVPGEITFTKDGVDYSLAAFREGRALLLVFSDATSGESTYGVGRFLMVAPSPDGTITLDFNRAYLPPCAFSYNFNCPMPPKQNRFAVAIEAGEKNVLAKGGGLLH, encoded by the coding sequence ATGACCGATCCCGCCACCGCCGCCCCCGCTCCCACCGACCCGGCGGAGGTGCTCGCCGTCTACCGCTCGCGACGCGAGCAGATGGTGGTCCTGCCCCAGGGCAACCTGGCCCTCGTCAACACGCAGTGGATCTCCCATGACGCCGCGCCGCAGCCCGTCTACGGCATCCCGGGCATCTGGTCGCCGCTCGAGCCGGGCGTCTCCGGCCTCCGGGTGCGCGCGACCGCGGCGGACGGTCTGCACGTCGACGGCGTCCTCGTCGACGGCGACGCGATCGTGCGCGGCCGCGACGACCCGCAGCCGTCCTCCGTCGTCGCCAGCGAGACCGTGTCGGCGTTCGTCATCGCGAGCGAGGAGGGGACCTACGCTCTCCGCGTCTGGGACGCGCAATCCGACGCGATCCGCGACTTCGGCGGCATCGACGCCTTCCCGTACTCCGAGGAGTGGGTCGTCACGGCCGACTTCACGCCCATCGAGGGCGGCCGCGCGATGGGCTTCGAGCACCTCAAGGACGACGGCGCCACCAAGGACAAGGTCGTGCCCGGCGAGATCACGTTCACCAAGGACGGCGTCGACTACTCGCTGGCCGCCTTCCGCGAGGGCCGGGCGCTCCTGCTGGTCTTCTCGGACGCCACGAGCGGCGAGTCCACGTACGGCGTGGGCCGCTTCCTCATGGTCGCGCCGTCGCCTGACGGCACGATCACGCTCGACTTCAACCGCGCCTACCTGCCCCCGTGCGCCTTCAGCTACAACTTCAACTGCCCGATGCCGCCCAAGCAGAACCGATTCGCCGTGGCCATCGAGGCGGGGGAGAAGAACGTGCTCGCGAAGGGCGGCGGCCTCCTGCACTAG
- a CDS encoding DUF3145 domain-containing protein — protein sequence MEAPVANSRPARGVLYVHSSPRALCPHVEWAAGRALGHAVNFTWDPQPVLKGAMRAEYYWEGPEGSGASIASGLRGWEHLRYEVTEDAGPGRDGGRWMHTPDLGVFFAQTDTAGNTVIPEDRIRYALDVAGSNTLELHRELRLAMGQAWDDELEAFRHASDFSPVVWLHKVG from the coding sequence ATGGAAGCACCCGTCGCCAACTCAAGACCGGCTCGAGGAGTGCTCTACGTGCACTCCTCCCCTCGCGCGCTCTGCCCCCATGTCGAATGGGCCGCCGGTCGTGCGCTGGGTCACGCCGTCAACTTCACGTGGGATCCGCAGCCGGTGCTGAAGGGCGCCATGCGCGCGGAGTACTACTGGGAGGGCCCGGAAGGATCGGGTGCGTCGATCGCCAGCGGCCTCCGCGGCTGGGAGCACCTCCGCTACGAGGTAACCGAGGACGCCGGCCCCGGCCGCGACGGCGGTCGGTGGATGCACACCCCCGACCTCGGCGTCTTCTTCGCCCAGACCGACACGGCCGGCAACACCGTCATCCCCGAGGACCGCATCCGCTACGCCCTCGACGTCGCGGGATCCAACACGCTGGAGCTCCACCGCGAGCTGCGCCTCGCCATGGGCCAGGCCTGGGACGATGAGCTCGAGGCCTTCCGCCACGCGAGCGACTTCAGCCCGGTCGTCTGGCTGCACAAGGTCGGCTGA
- a CDS encoding cold-shock protein, with amino-acid sequence MATGTVKWFNAEKGFGFIAPDNGTADVFAHYSAIATGGYKSLDENQKVEFEVAQGPKGPQAENIRPL; translated from the coding sequence ATGGCAACAGGCACCGTCAAGTGGTTCAACGCTGAAAAGGGCTTCGGCTTCATCGCTCCCGACAACGGAACCGCGGATGTGTTCGCTCACTACTCCGCGATCGCGACGGGCGGCTACAAGTCGCTCGACGAGAACCAGAAGGTCGAGTTCGAGGTCGCCCAGGGCCCCAAGGGTCCCCAGGCTGAGAACATCCGCCCGCTCTAA
- a CDS encoding beta-ketoacyl-[acyl-carrier-protein] synthase family protein, translating into MTTPKKIVVTGIGATSPLGGTAEDTWQALLRGESGISTLEQDWVAKWEIPVTFAGQAKVPSSEVMQRIETKRLDPSSQFALTAAREAWADAGSPEVDPLRFAVDWATGIGGVWTLLDAWDTLREKGPRRVLPMTVPMLMPNGPAAAVGMDLGARAGIQTVVSACASSTESIASAYEHLQAGRADIIVAGGSEASIHPLPIASFAAMQALSKRNDDPQRASRPYDIARDGFVLGEGGAALVLETEEHAKARGARIYAELVGGAVTSDAFHITAPDPEGTAAARAMIQSIEGAGYSRSDVSHINVHATSTPVGDIAEYKALERVFGEAVHGIPVSATKASTGHLLGGAGAIEAVFTVKALAERTAPPTINLTEQDPDIPLDVVTSPRSLGDGDLLAISNSFGFGGHNAVIAFRSV; encoded by the coding sequence ATGACCACCCCCAAGAAGATCGTCGTCACCGGCATCGGCGCGACGTCTCCGCTCGGCGGCACCGCCGAGGACACCTGGCAGGCGCTCCTCCGCGGCGAGTCGGGCATCAGCACCCTCGAGCAGGACTGGGTCGCCAAGTGGGAGATCCCCGTCACCTTCGCCGGACAGGCGAAGGTGCCGTCCTCCGAGGTCATGCAGCGCATCGAGACCAAGCGCCTCGACCCGTCGAGCCAGTTCGCGCTCACGGCCGCGCGTGAGGCGTGGGCCGACGCGGGATCCCCCGAGGTCGACCCGCTGCGCTTCGCCGTGGACTGGGCGACCGGCATCGGCGGCGTGTGGACGCTCCTCGACGCCTGGGACACCCTCCGCGAGAAGGGGCCCCGCCGGGTCCTGCCCATGACGGTCCCGATGCTCATGCCCAACGGCCCCGCGGCCGCGGTCGGCATGGACCTCGGGGCGCGCGCCGGCATCCAGACCGTCGTCTCCGCATGCGCCTCCAGCACCGAGTCGATCGCCAGCGCGTACGAGCACCTCCAGGCGGGACGTGCGGACATCATCGTCGCGGGCGGATCCGAGGCCTCCATCCACCCGCTGCCCATCGCGTCGTTCGCCGCGATGCAGGCGCTCTCCAAGCGCAACGACGACCCGCAGCGCGCGTCGCGTCCCTACGACATCGCGCGCGACGGCTTCGTGCTCGGCGAGGGCGGCGCCGCCCTCGTGCTCGAGACCGAGGAGCACGCGAAGGCACGCGGCGCCCGCATCTACGCCGAGCTCGTGGGCGGCGCGGTCACGAGCGACGCGTTCCACATCACGGCCCCGGACCCCGAGGGCACGGCCGCGGCGCGCGCCATGATCCAGAGCATCGAGGGTGCCGGCTACTCGCGTTCCGACGTGTCGCACATCAACGTGCACGCGACGAGCACGCCCGTCGGCGACATCGCCGAGTACAAGGCCCTCGAGCGCGTCTTCGGCGAGGCCGTGCACGGGATCCCGGTGAGCGCCACGAAGGCGTCGACGGGCCATCTTCTCGGGGGAGCGGGCGCCATCGAGGCGGTCTTCACCGTGAAGGCGCTGGCGGAGCGCACCGCTCCCCCGACGATCAACCTCACGGAGCAGGACCCCGACATCCCGCTCGACGTGGTGACGTCGCCCCGGTCGCTGGGTGACGGCGACCTGCTCGCGATCAGCAACTCGTTCGGCTTCGGCGGGCACAACGCGGTCATCGCGTTCCGCAGCGTCTAG
- a CDS encoding bifunctional 3'-5' exonuclease/DNA polymerase encodes MHILVARTPSGVRLIDLDATGTVTGTRDVPSAEFPSVAAARERAAPSPRWVWDDTAAWARILIAAGVRVARCHDLRLCHAILRLSTQTADSELARLPAGPWDRPAPSEREPSASATLFDDLDTSDGRSPDELVAELRLQLEAVAASAEPGRLRLLLAAESAGALVAAEMSADGLPWDTAVHDALLVDLLGGRPAHGGAPPALLRLAARIREILRAPDLNVDSPPDVLRALRRAGIDAASTRQWELQEIDHPVIAPLLEHKKLSRLLTANGWTWMETWIRDGRFHPEYVPGGVVTGRWAASGGGALQLPRQIRSAVRADPGWRLVVADAAQLEPRVLAALAEDRAMADAGRGTDLYQGLVDAGVVDTRAHAKVAMLGAMYGATSGESGRLMPRLVRAYPRATGYVERAARAGESGAVVSTRLGRSSPPPGDAWVDVQQIGRAGEASGADAARARTSARDQGRFTRNFVVQGSAAEWALCWLAGLRRRLAAMERPGSRPHLVFFLHDEVMVHAPDDRVDEVRVAVSEAAAEAGRLLFGDAPVDFPVTIAVVDDYAQAK; translated from the coding sequence ATGCACATCCTGGTCGCACGGACGCCCTCCGGCGTCCGGCTGATCGACCTCGACGCGACCGGGACCGTCACGGGGACCCGCGACGTCCCCTCCGCCGAGTTCCCCTCGGTGGCAGCCGCCCGCGAGCGGGCCGCCCCCTCCCCGCGCTGGGTCTGGGACGACACCGCGGCGTGGGCCCGGATCCTCATCGCCGCGGGCGTGCGCGTCGCACGGTGCCACGACCTCCGGCTCTGCCACGCGATCCTCCGGCTCTCGACGCAGACCGCGGACAGCGAGCTCGCGCGGCTGCCCGCCGGCCCCTGGGACCGGCCGGCTCCGTCCGAGCGGGAGCCGTCCGCGTCCGCCACGCTCTTCGACGACCTCGACACGTCGGACGGGCGCTCGCCGGACGAGCTGGTCGCCGAGCTCCGTCTCCAGCTCGAGGCGGTCGCGGCGAGCGCCGAGCCCGGCCGCCTGCGCCTCCTGCTCGCGGCGGAGTCGGCGGGTGCCCTCGTGGCTGCGGAGATGTCCGCCGACGGGCTGCCCTGGGACACGGCCGTCCACGACGCGCTCCTGGTCGACCTGCTCGGCGGACGGCCCGCGCACGGCGGAGCGCCTCCCGCGCTCCTGCGACTCGCGGCGCGCATCCGGGAGATCCTCCGAGCGCCTGACCTCAACGTCGACAGCCCGCCCGACGTGCTCCGCGCGCTCCGCCGCGCCGGCATCGACGCCGCGAGCACCCGGCAGTGGGAGCTGCAGGAGATCGACCACCCCGTCATCGCGCCGCTGCTGGAGCACAAGAAGCTCTCCCGCCTGCTCACGGCCAACGGATGGACCTGGATGGAGACGTGGATCCGCGATGGCCGCTTCCATCCCGAGTACGTCCCGGGCGGCGTGGTCACGGGGCGCTGGGCCGCCAGCGGCGGCGGTGCGCTGCAGCTGCCGCGGCAGATCCGGTCCGCCGTCCGCGCGGATCCCGGCTGGCGGCTCGTGGTGGCCGACGCCGCCCAGCTCGAGCCGCGCGTGCTCGCCGCGCTGGCGGAGGACCGCGCCATGGCCGACGCGGGTCGCGGCACCGACCTCTACCAGGGCCTCGTCGACGCCGGCGTAGTGGACACCCGCGCGCACGCCAAGGTCGCGATGCTCGGCGCCATGTACGGCGCCACCTCCGGCGAGAGCGGTCGCCTGATGCCGCGGCTCGTCCGGGCCTACCCGCGCGCCACCGGCTACGTGGAGCGCGCGGCGCGGGCGGGCGAGAGCGGCGCCGTCGTGAGCACGCGGCTCGGCAGGTCCTCGCCGCCGCCGGGCGACGCGTGGGTCGACGTGCAGCAGATCGGCCGTGCGGGCGAGGCGTCCGGCGCGGATGCCGCCCGCGCGCGCACGTCGGCCCGCGACCAGGGCCGGTTCACCCGCAACTTCGTCGTCCAGGGCAGCGCCGCCGAGTGGGCGCTCTGCTGGCTCGCCGGGCTCCGGCGCCGACTCGCCGCGATGGAGCGGCCCGGATCCCGCCCGCACCTCGTCTTCTTCCTCCACGACGAGGTGATGGTGCACGCGCCCGACGACCGCGTCGACGAGGTCCGCGTGGCCGTGTCCGAGGCCGCCGCGGAGGCCGGCCGCCTGCTGTTCGGCGACGCGCCCGTCGACTTCCCCGTCACGATCGCGGTGGTCGACGACTACGCGCAGGCGAAGTGA
- a CDS encoding ACP S-malonyltransferase, with protein sequence MIIVVCPGQGSQKPGFLSSWLEHPEHARRLGELGDAAGLDLVTHGTTSDADTIRDTAVAQPLIVAAGIVALHALLADGRDAYVAGIAGHSVGEITAAAGAGILTDDEAMRVVRTRGDAMAEAAAITRTGMSAVVGGDQDAVLARLAELDLEPANFNGGGQIVVAGAPDALAALQAEPLRGTRVIPLQVAGAFHTHHMAPAVDALRAAVAPLEPRDPRFPVWTNRDGSRVESGADYLDLIVGQVASPVRWDLCMEAFAAAGVTGLIEVAPAGALTGLAKRGLKGLPTLALSTPDDLPAAIDMLDAHA encoded by the coding sequence ATGATCATCGTCGTCTGCCCCGGCCAGGGCTCCCAGAAGCCGGGCTTCCTCTCGTCCTGGCTAGAGCACCCCGAGCACGCGCGGCGGTTGGGCGAGCTCGGTGACGCGGCGGGCCTCGACCTCGTGACCCACGGCACGACGTCCGACGCGGACACCATCCGCGACACCGCCGTCGCGCAGCCGCTCATCGTGGCCGCCGGGATCGTCGCCCTGCATGCGCTCCTCGCGGATGGCCGCGACGCCTACGTCGCCGGCATCGCGGGACATTCGGTCGGCGAGATCACCGCCGCCGCGGGTGCCGGAATCCTCACGGACGACGAGGCCATGCGCGTCGTGCGCACCCGAGGCGACGCGATGGCGGAGGCCGCCGCGATCACCCGCACGGGGATGAGCGCCGTCGTCGGCGGGGACCAGGACGCCGTCCTCGCGCGGCTCGCCGAGCTCGACCTCGAGCCCGCCAACTTCAACGGCGGCGGCCAGATCGTCGTCGCCGGAGCGCCCGACGCCCTCGCGGCGCTCCAGGCCGAGCCCCTCCGCGGGACGCGCGTCATCCCGCTCCAGGTCGCCGGCGCGTTCCACACGCACCACATGGCGCCCGCGGTCGACGCCCTGCGCGCCGCCGTCGCGCCGCTCGAACCCCGCGACCCGCGCTTCCCCGTCTGGACGAACCGGGACGGGAGTCGCGTCGAGTCCGGCGCCGACTACCTCGACCTCATCGTGGGCCAGGTCGCGAGCCCCGTGCGCTGGGACCTCTGCATGGAGGCGTTCGCCGCCGCGGGCGTCACGGGCCTCATCGAGGTCGCCCCCGCCGGCGCGCTCACCGGCCTGGCCAAGCGCGGCCTCAAGGGCCTGCCCACGCTGGCGCTCTCCACGCCCGACGACCTCCCGGCGGCGATCGACATGCTCGACGCGCACGCCTGA
- a CDS encoding PucR family transcriptional regulator, translating into MTPSDRHDTDVETGETKAETLTWLRSLSGELASATLKRLEDTLPWYGDMPPGRRSAVGLVAQAGITSFIHWYDDPDSTPWIAADVFGAAPRELLRSVSLQQTLQLIRVTVEVVEDRVRDRHRTVRDAILLYSREIAFAAADVYARAAEARGLWDARLEALVVDSILSGEYDDELPSRIAALGWHGHGEVSVLVGTAPAVLDVDQLRRTARHLEADVLIGVQGSRLVLVIGRASPAVVDPEAAAPEAPPVSFLEIATQLEPGFGAGHLVLGHEVPSLVEASRSARAALAGFAVARSWRNAPRPTLADDLLPERALAGDPLARSTLINRIYKPLQAHSTELLATLWCYLDTGRSLEATARELFVHPNTVRYRLKRVSDVIGWDATGAREALILQAALIIGSIAEAGTTVPKQQGSGRARPKRQAAR; encoded by the coding sequence GTGACACCGAGCGACCGGCACGACACCGACGTGGAGACCGGGGAGACGAAGGCGGAGACGCTGACGTGGCTCCGGTCCCTGTCGGGCGAGCTCGCGAGCGCGACGCTCAAGCGGCTGGAGGACACGCTGCCCTGGTACGGCGACATGCCGCCGGGGCGGCGATCCGCCGTGGGGCTCGTGGCCCAGGCCGGCATCACCTCCTTCATCCACTGGTACGACGATCCGGACTCGACGCCCTGGATCGCCGCCGACGTCTTCGGTGCCGCGCCGCGCGAGCTGCTCCGCTCCGTGAGCCTCCAGCAGACGCTGCAGCTCATCCGCGTGACCGTGGAGGTCGTCGAGGACCGCGTCCGCGACCGGCACCGCACGGTGCGCGACGCGATCCTGCTGTACTCGCGGGAGATCGCGTTCGCGGCCGCCGACGTCTACGCCCGGGCCGCGGAGGCCCGCGGGCTCTGGGACGCCCGGCTCGAGGCGCTCGTCGTCGACAGCATCCTGTCCGGCGAGTACGACGACGAGCTGCCGTCGCGCATCGCCGCCCTCGGCTGGCACGGGCACGGGGAGGTCTCCGTCCTCGTGGGCACGGCTCCCGCGGTGCTCGACGTCGACCAGCTGCGTCGCACCGCACGCCACCTCGAGGCCGACGTGCTCATCGGCGTGCAGGGCAGCCGGCTCGTACTCGTCATCGGACGCGCGTCCCCCGCGGTCGTCGACCCGGAGGCCGCCGCGCCGGAGGCTCCCCCGGTCTCCTTCCTCGAGATCGCGACGCAGCTCGAGCCCGGGTTCGGGGCGGGACACCTCGTGCTGGGCCACGAGGTCCCCAGCCTCGTCGAGGCGTCGCGGAGCGCACGGGCGGCCCTCGCGGGCTTCGCCGTCGCGCGGTCGTGGCGGAACGCCCCTCGGCCGACGCTCGCCGACGACCTGCTCCCGGAGCGCGCCCTGGCCGGCGACCCGCTCGCGCGCTCCACCCTCATCAACCGGATCTACAAGCCGCTGCAGGCGCACTCCACCGAGCTGCTCGCGACGCTCTGGTGCTACCTCGACACCGGCCGCTCGCTCGAGGCGACCGCGCGGGAGCTGTTCGTGCACCCCAACACGGTCCGCTACCGCCTCAAGCGCGTGTCCGACGTGATCGGGTGGGATGCGACAGGGGCGCGCGAGGCGCTCATCCTGCAGGCCGCGCTCATCATCGGCAGCATCGCCGAGGCGGGCACGACGGTCCCCAAGCAGCAGGGGTCGGGCCGCGCCCGCCCCAAGCGCCAGGCGGCGCGGTGA
- a CDS encoding beta-ketoacyl-ACP synthase III, whose product MTDQPRPTIRTAPVAERFTRIWGLGAARGELDVPNDDLVGPIDSSDEWIRQRTGIITRKRAGADVDAVDLATMASLEAIAKAGIRPEQIGIVLVSTVSNTVQTPSMAALLADRIGANPAPAYDISAACAGYTYGIAQADSFIRSGLAEYVLVVGAEKLSDIVDPTDRSISFLLGDGAGAAIVGPSDTPGISPTVWGSDGSNWDAVGMTGTLKSMRDGSAWPTLRQDGQKVFRWAVWEMVKVAKEALDRAGVAPEQLAAFIPHQANMRIVDEFAKQLGLPESVAIARDIATTGNTSAASIPLATHRLLEEDPSLSGGLALQIGFGAGLVFGAQVVVLP is encoded by the coding sequence ATGACCGACCAGCCCCGCCCCACCATCCGGACCGCGCCCGTGGCCGAGCGCTTCACCCGCATCTGGGGCCTCGGCGCCGCCCGCGGCGAGCTCGACGTCCCGAACGACGACCTCGTCGGCCCGATCGACTCCTCGGACGAGTGGATCCGCCAGCGGACGGGCATCATCACCCGGAAGCGCGCGGGGGCCGACGTCGACGCGGTCGACCTCGCGACCATGGCGTCGCTCGAGGCCATCGCGAAGGCCGGCATCCGTCCGGAGCAGATCGGCATCGTCCTCGTCAGCACCGTGAGCAACACCGTGCAGACGCCGTCGATGGCCGCGCTCCTGGCCGACCGCATCGGCGCCAACCCCGCGCCGGCCTACGACATCTCCGCCGCCTGCGCCGGGTACACCTACGGCATCGCGCAGGCCGACTCCTTCATCCGGTCGGGCCTCGCCGAGTACGTCCTCGTCGTGGGCGCGGAGAAGCTGTCCGACATCGTCGACCCCACCGACCGCTCCATCTCGTTCCTGCTCGGCGACGGCGCAGGCGCCGCGATCGTCGGCCCGAGCGACACCCCCGGCATCTCGCCGACCGTGTGGGGCTCGGACGGCTCGAACTGGGACGCGGTCGGCATGACCGGCACCCTCAAGAGCATGCGCGACGGATCCGCGTGGCCCACCCTCCGCCAGGACGGCCAGAAGGTCTTCCGCTGGGCCGTGTGGGAGATGGTCAAGGTCGCCAAGGAGGCGCTCGACCGCGCGGGCGTCGCCCCGGAGCAGCTCGCCGCCTTCATCCCCCACCAGGCCAACATGCGCATCGTCGACGAGTTCGCGAAGCAGCTCGGCCTCCCCGAGTCCGTCGCCATCGCGCGCGACATCGCCACCACGGGCAACACATCCGCCGCGTCGATCCCGCTCGCCACCCACCGCCTGCTCGAGGAGGACCCGTCGCTCTCGGGCGGCCTCGCCCTGCAGATCGGCTTCGGCGCGGGACTCGTCTTCGGCGCGCAGGTCGTCGTCCTGCCCTGA
- a CDS encoding PadR family transcriptional regulator, which translates to MSVRHALLAILTEGTCYGYQLRTEFSRRTGTSAPLNVGQIYNTLDRLERDGMVVKGATDEAGHVPYTITRAGDAEVEAWLASTVGPVGARDELLVKVTLALSLPSGDALEVVRAQRDGSLTEAAELARIRSELEADDGEDTIARLLAVEAQEAHVAARLTFLDAAERRIEDARATGARPAGLAAAPRRGRPARHPGGSAR; encoded by the coding sequence ATGTCGGTGCGGCACGCGCTCCTCGCGATCCTCACGGAGGGCACCTGCTACGGCTACCAGCTGCGGACGGAGTTCTCACGACGGACGGGCACCTCAGCGCCCCTCAACGTCGGCCAGATCTACAACACCCTCGACCGGCTGGAGCGCGACGGCATGGTCGTCAAGGGCGCCACGGACGAGGCGGGTCACGTGCCGTACACGATCACCCGGGCCGGGGACGCGGAGGTCGAGGCGTGGCTGGCGTCGACCGTCGGCCCCGTCGGGGCTCGCGACGAGCTGCTGGTGAAGGTCACCCTCGCGCTCTCGCTCCCCTCGGGCGACGCCCTCGAGGTCGTGCGGGCCCAGCGGGACGGCTCGCTGACCGAAGCGGCCGAGCTCGCGCGGATCCGCTCGGAGCTCGAGGCGGACGACGGCGAGGACACGATCGCGCGCCTGCTGGCGGTGGAGGCGCAGGAGGCGCATGTGGCCGCCCGGCTGACGTTCCTCGACGCGGCCGAGCGGCGCATCGAGGACGCGCGCGCGACGGGGGCGCGACCCGCCGGACTCGCCGCGGCGCCCCGCCGAGGACGTCCCGCGCGCCACCCGGGCGGATCCGCGCGCTGA